In Nitrososphaera sp., the sequence TACTAGCTGCCATATGCCGATAAAGGCTGCAAGAAACAGCGCCGCGTTTGCGGCATCGGTCAGGTCGAACCGCCGCGACAACTGCTTGCCCTTGTCTCGCAGGATGTTCCTGCTCTGCTGCTTTGGCGCCTCTTCTTCAATCAAGGTCTTACTGCAGTCCCCCGCGCGTTGCAAGCTTCATGCGCTCGCGTGCAATCTGAAAGTCATGTTCAAGGCTCCTTAAAATCTGGCTCTTTACCTGAAGAACCTCCTTGCTGTTTGGGTCGCGCGGCTGCGGCAGGTCTACCTTGACGTCCTCCCTTATCCCCTTGCTGGAAGGATGTGACGAAAAGACGAGGACCCGGGTCCCAAGGAGGACCGCCTCGTTGATGTCATGGGTGACAAAGACTATTGTCTTTCTTGTAGTCTCGTGTATTCGCAGGAGCTCGGCATAAAGCATCCTTCTCGTGTTCATGTCAAGCGCTGCAAAGGGCTCGTCCATCAGCAATATGTCTGGATTGAGAGCCAGCGCCCGCGCGATCGCGGCGCGCTGCTTCATGCCGCCTGAAAGCTGGTGGACATACGAATCTGCAAACTGCGAAAGGTTCACGGTCTCAATCAGGCTATCGACGGTATTCTTGCGCCTCTGGTGGTCAATCCCTGCTACCTTGAGGCCAAACTCGATGTTCTGCCTTACGGTGAGCCAGGGGTATAGCGCGCCTTCCTGAAAGATAACAAGCCTGTGCGGGTCGGTGCCGTGCCTTTCCTCGCCGCGGACAAGAATTTGGCCGGAATCCGGCTTTTCAAGGCCAGCAATTACGTTGAGAAAGGTGCTCTTGCCGCAGCCCGATGGCCCAAGGACTGTCACAAACTCGCCCTCGCTAATATCGACGCTTAGGCCCTCAAACACAAAGTGAGCAGTCTCCTCGGAGGTCTGCTGGCTTAGAGGATAAGACTTGGATATATTGGAAACCCGGAGAATTGGAGTGCTGACCTCGATAGACTGAAAACTCTTGGAAAACGAGTCCATTTACTTACTCTCCTGCATTGGATTGTGCGTGCCAATATAAGCCCCGGCAAAGGCGCATCGCCAACACGATATGTGCAGTTTTTGCATATAATTTAAGGTGCCGTCTCCAATTTTGGCATAATTACTACGCCATCCCTCCCAGTGGACAGGTCTATTGAGAAATCGGCGGGAGCCCCTTGGAACGAAGCACTTCGGCAAGCGCCGAAAGGTCATAAAGGCCGCCAAGCTGGGGTTCTTGCTTTAGAAAGCCGATGGTGTATGCGTCATTTGCCGACTTTAAAAGAGTTGCCTTGAGCGGGTCGAAGGTGAACTGGACATGAGAGAATGCCTCTCGCAATTCGCTGTCGGGCAGAGACTTGCCCGTGAGAATCTTTAGTTGCGCGTTAAAGTCGGCCCGCGCGTCGTCCGGGTGCGAGTTAATCCAGTTTGTCTCGTCGACTGTGGCCTCTAGAAGGTTCTTTATCAGCGTCGGATTTCGCTCCAAAAAGTCAGTCCTGGCAATCAAGTTAGTAGTCACGAACTGACCGCCCTTCCAGAGTGACCTTTCGTCAAGAAAAACATGGGTGTTTGCCTCGTGGACAAGCCTCGTACCCCACGGTTCCGGAACCCAGGCGCCATCAATGCTCTTTTTTTGCATCAAAGTCATGATGTCGGAATTGGTTGCAGGAAGCACCCTGACATCTCCGTCGGGTCTGTATCCGTTGGCAACAAGATAGGACCGAAGGGCAACGTCCTGAGTATTGCCGAGCTGAGGCGACGCAAATGTCTTGCCTGCAAAATCGTGCACCGACTGGATGCCGGAATCATTTCGCACGACAAACAGCACTCCGCCGCTTGCAGCCCCTGCAATCACTCTGAATGCATCGCCATGGGACTGCATGTAGCCGTTGATGGTGGGATTTGGACCAACGTAGGCGACGTCAATCTGGTTTGCAAAAAGCGCCTCGATCGCCGAGGGGCCAGAGTCGAAAACCTGCCCTTTAACCTCGACATCTCCCTGAAAGTGCTTCTTGTAGTCGCCGTTTCCAAGACCGATTACCGCCGGCGCATGTCCCAGGCTCGCAAAGTATCCAATCCTTATGGTTTTCTGCTCCGGGCCCGCCGGAGCGAAGGCATTGCCCGCGCCAATGCCCTTTGAGAGCGGAAGAGAAGTCAGGATAACAGCAGCAACTATTGCGCCTGCTATCGAGAACTTGATTGCGTTTTGCATCGTATAGTGTGCTTGCATCCATGCCGACCCGCATTAATACCACTCGGGAGTACAATCAAACAACTACCATGCGATAGAGTTGCCTGCGCGGGAGACTGGCAGGACAAATTCAAAATAGCAGCACGCCGAGCTATGTACGAGGCATGCTTGAAGACCTTGCCAAGAACCGCATAGACACCTCCAAGCCACGCGAGGAGGGCCGTACGTACATCATCGACAAGCTCGAGGGTCTTGACAGGGACGGCTTTGCACTAATCGCGCCTTTTATCGACGTCGTCAAGATTTACGGCGTGATTCCGCTGCTGCTAGATGAAGCCGCGGTGGAGAAGAGGATCAAGTTCTATCATGACCACGGCGTCAGGGTCTCTACCGGTTCTACGATATCAGAGTACATGATTGCCGAAAACTCCTTTGACAAGTTTGTCGGGATTGCAAGCCGCGTGGGGTTTGACATGGTAGAGATCGCCGAGAACACCTCGGATCTGAATTTTGAGCAAAAGCGCAAGGTGACTGACACTGCAAGTGCAAAGAACCTTGAGGTCCAGTGGAAGGTGGGCAAGAAAGACCCGAGGCATCAGCTGGACGCCGACAAGTTGCTTCAGAAAGTCGAGGAGGGAATAAAGCTGGGCTCTGACAAGATAGTCTTGGAGGCAAACGAAGGCGTAAACGTCGGCATATACGACGAGAAGGGTTTTGTCAGATGGGCGATGCTCGGCGCGCTGACCTCAAAGTTCCCGCCTAGCACGTTTATCTTTGAGGCGCCGATGGAGTTCCAGCAATCGGCCCTGATTGCCGAGTTTGGGCAGAGGGTTAACCTTGCCGAGGTGAGGCTCGACGCGGTGACTTCAATCGAATCGCAGAGGCGCGGCTTTTTGGCGAAATCGTCGTTTACCGCGTCGTATACAAGGCGGGATCCCGAGGGCGGGCCCGCGACCAAATTCGTTTACTTTATCATCCGCACCCGAAATCCCATTGAGCAGGCTGAACTTATACAGATGACGCACCTGCCAAGGCGCACAGTTCAGAACGCTATTGACGAGCTGCGCGACCAGGGCTTGATAATTGAGCGGACGAGCCTCGACGACGCGCGCAAGAAGGTGTACCATCCAGTACAGTCAGAATGGCTCTGAGCCGAGCAGAATCTTTAGCGACAAGGAGCGTCTAGTCGATCTGTGAGCCATAAGGAGTACCTGCGTGCTTTAGTTCCTTGATGCTCCATGAGGCGAAGTCAACAAGTAGCCGCTTCTTGCCCTTCTGTATCACGATAAAGTCTGACCCCGAGCCTACGACAATGCCATCAACGAGATCCTTTAACTGCACGCCGCGGATCTGCATGGGAACAATATAACTCTCTATTGTCTGAAGATTAGCCGCACAGCTTAACTACCATTGCGCTCATTACTTCACGGTGCATGGCTTCTGGAAGAATTCAAGAATTATTGCTAATTATGGGAGCCAGTCTTGATGGACTTTTATGAGGTTTGCCAACGAATAGTAGGCCTTCACGAGTCAATCTTTGCTTCCGCGTTGCTTGAGGAAGGGGTAATTCGAGCGATCCGAATTAGATCAGGCGAGCAACTAGAACAACAGAGGCTTGACACAATAATGGCCCAGTTCTGGCGCGGGTCTGCATTTTTCCGCGAGAGCGAAGCCCTGTTTGGCGTCATGCAGCACCTAGTAGTGCACTACAACAGCGCAGATGTGATGATGTTCTCAGTCATTCTTAACGGCAGGCAGTTCCGGCTAGCAGTATTTGCAAAGCACGGCTACGTCCACGAGGAACTGGTCGAAAAGATAGGCATGTACCTTGCGGATCTCAAAGCACACAAGGCCTGAAAGGGCGTTTAAAAACTTTCTACAGCACATTTTAATCCTGCCTGACATTTTTTCATACAGTTGAACGCCACGACTCTCGGTGCAGACTTTTCTTCAGGCACCTTCCTGACGATTCTCGGAGTTGCAGCGGCAATACTTACGACCTCTAGTTTTGTTCCACAACTAATCAAAGCCTACAGGACAAAGAGCTTGGGGGACCTCTCTAGCTACCTGATGGTCATGTTCGCTTCCGGCACCTTTCTCTGGATGCTCTATGGCGTCTTCAAGGCCGACCCAGTCATAATAGCGGCAAACGCGGTGTCAAGCGGCTTTAACACGACGCTCCTTTACCTAAAGTTCTCGTACTGCAGGATACAGCAAAAAAAGACGTCAGTCTAGAGTTCGCCGTCGTGCGTGAACGCGTAGGGGTTGTTGCGCTGATTCTGGTTTGCCACGGCAACGGTGTTTTTGATAAGCTGGTACATGCTGTTGTGACATTCACAAGAGCACATTGCAGTCATGGTATCATCCTGCGCAGTCCACCTGACAATTCCTTCGCATGTGCCGTGGTTATTCTGCAGGCAGTTGTCCGATTTGCGCATACTCTTGTAATTGCTTGGTGCCTATTTCAACTGTTGTAGTCATTACTAGCCTGTCTTTCGAGATCTGCAGACACCACGTCTTTTGACCTTTTGCAGTTTCCTTCAAGTCGTTGTCATCGTTATTCCTGTCCGCAATTGCGGGCTCGTGGACGAGCCCCGAAAAAAACAATTACGGTTTGAATTTTTGCTGCTACAGTTTCTCAGAACCGGAAATTCCGACCTTTTCCTTGGTGACAGTATCCGTCACGGTTCTTGTTTCGGTGACTGGCTTTTTCTTTACCACGACTTCTTCCTTCACGTATGGCTCCTTGCGGACCTCGACGTCTTCCCTGCTGACATGTACTTTGTACCGTGTCGTGTCACTGACAGGGGCCGATTCTGTGCTGACGTCAGTCGATGGCCTTTTCTCAATTCGGAGTTCCTCATGTGTGACTGGCACTTCAACTGTCCTGGTTTCAACTACCGGCTCTTTTATGATAGCTGCCTCGTCTTGGCGCGTTTGCTTTGACACTTTAAGCCGCTCTTCCACCACAGGAATAGTCGTTGCCGGAGCACCCACAACTTCGGTAGTTTTTGCTTTTTGCGGACCTGAAGCCGTGTCTTCAATAACTTCGTCGTGCGCTGCCTCGTAAGCGTCTGCGCCCCTTATCCTGCAGTTGCGAAGCTCCTCTGTATTCATATTCAAAAATACTTCTGCTCCATTAAATCCCGTTACTGCGGACTTTGGTATCTCGTATTCTCCTCTCGAGCCTTGGCTTGTGATAATCACAGTGTCGGTATTATCTGGTATCGCGATAATCTTGCCGTGGGCTACATTATCGCTTGTCCTGACGTTTTTGTGAATAATCCTTTCCCAGTCCGCTACGGGAGAAGCAGAAGAAATATTCTGCATCCCACTTTCGCCAGTTGGTTGTGGTGTATACGACATACTTGCTCCCTCAGTCACCTGAGCGCTTTACACTGACCTTCTCTTTGGTCACCGTGTCGCTGACGGTTTTAGTCTCAGTTACGGGCTCCTTCTTTATTGCTACCT encodes:
- a CDS encoding SemiSWEET transporter is translated as MNATTLGADFSSGTFLTILGVAAAILTTSSFVPQLIKAYRTKSLGDLSSYLMVMFASGTFLWMLYGVFKADPVIIAANAVSSGFNTTLLYLKFSYCRIQQKKTSV
- a CDS encoding phosphosulfolactate synthase; amino-acid sequence: MLEDLAKNRIDTSKPREEGRTYIIDKLEGLDRDGFALIAPFIDVVKIYGVIPLLLDEAAVEKRIKFYHDHGVRVSTGSTISEYMIAENSFDKFVGIASRVGFDMVEIAENTSDLNFEQKRKVTDTASAKNLEVQWKVGKKDPRHQLDADKLLQKVEEGIKLGSDKIVLEANEGVNVGIYDEKGFVRWAMLGALTSKFPPSTFIFEAPMEFQQSALIAEFGQRVNLAEVRLDAVTSIESQRRGFLAKSSFTASYTRRDPEGGPATKFVYFIIRTRNPIEQAELIQMTHLPRRTVQNAIDELRDQGLIIERTSLDDARKKVYHPVQSEWL
- a CDS encoding YsnF/AvaK domain-containing protein; amino-acid sequence: MSYTPQPTGESGMQNISSASPVADWERIIHKNVRTSDNVAHGKIIAIPDNTDTVIITSQGSRGEYEIPKSAVTGFNGAEVFLNMNTEELRNCRIRGADAYEAAHDEVIEDTASGPQKAKTTEVVGAPATTIPVVEERLKVSKQTRQDEAAIIKEPVVETRTVEVPVTHEELRIEKRPSTDVSTESAPVSDTTRYKVHVSREDVEVRKEPYVKEEVVVKKKPVTETRTVTDTVTKEKVGISGSEKL
- a CDS encoding ABC transporter ATP-binding protein, which encodes MDSFSKSFQSIEVSTPILRVSNISKSYPLSQQTSEETAHFVFEGLSVDISEGEFVTVLGPSGCGKSTFLNVIAGLEKPDSGQILVRGEERHGTDPHRLVIFQEGALYPWLTVRQNIEFGLKVAGIDHQRRKNTVDSLIETVNLSQFADSYVHQLSGGMKQRAAIARALALNPDILLMDEPFAALDMNTRRMLYAELLRIHETTRKTIVFVTHDINEAVLLGTRVLVFSSHPSSKGIREDVKVDLPQPRDPNSKEVLQVKSQILRSLEHDFQIARERMKLATRGGLQ
- a CDS encoding ABC transporter substrate-binding protein, translating into MQNAIKFSIAGAIVAAVILTSLPLSKGIGAGNAFAPAGPEQKTIRIGYFASLGHAPAVIGLGNGDYKKHFQGDVEVKGQVFDSGPSAIEALFANQIDVAYVGPNPTINGYMQSHGDAFRVIAGAASGGVLFVVRNDSGIQSVHDFAGKTFASPQLGNTQDVALRSYLVANGYRPDGDVRVLPATNSDIMTLMQKKSIDGAWVPEPWGTRLVHEANTHVFLDERSLWKGGQFVTTNLIARTDFLERNPTLIKNLLEATVDETNWINSHPDDARADFNAQLKILTGKSLPDSELREAFSHVQFTFDPLKATLLKSANDAYTIGFLKQEPQLGGLYDLSALAEVLRSKGLPPISQ